The following proteins come from a genomic window of Sphaerisporangium rubeum:
- a CDS encoding IS5 family transposase (programmed frameshift), with translation MKPWEVSDELWAVIEPLLPQRQRRFRHPGRKRLDDRLALQGILFVLHTGIAWEHLPQELGFGSGMTCWRRLAEWNASGVWQRLHEVLLDRLRAADALDLSRAAVDSSQIRALKGGRKTGPSPVDRGRAGSKHHLITDAGGVPLAVILTGANRNDVTQLRPLLDAIPKVRGKRGRPRQRPDAVLADRGYDHDKYRRLVRELQIRPLIARRGTEHGSGLGKQRWVVEQTFALLHAFRRLRIRWEIRADIHEAFLKLACALICWRRLASLR, from the exons CTGAAGCCGTGGGAGGTCAGCGACGAGTTGTGGGCGGTGATCGAGCCGCTGTTGCCTCAGCGTCAGCGCCGGTTCCGGCATCCGGGGCGTAAGCGGCTGGATGATCGGCTGGCGTTGCAGGGCATCTTGTTCGTGCTGCACACCGGGATCGCCTGGGAACACCTGCCTCAGGAACTGGGCTTCGGCTCGGGCATGACCTGCTGGCGGCGCCTGGCCGAGTGGAACGCCTCCGGCGTCTGGCAGCGGCTGCACGAAGTGCTGCTCGATCGGCTGCGCGCCGCTGACGCGCTCGACCTCTCCCGCGCCGCGGTGGATTCCTCGCAGATCAGGGCGTTAAAAGGGGGCCGCA AGACCGGCCCGTCCCCGGTCGACCGAGGGCGAGCCGGCAGCAAGCACCATCTGATCACCGATGCAGGCGGCGTCCCGCTGGCCGTCATCTTGACCGGCGCCAACCGCAATGATGTCACCCAGCTTCGCCCGCTGCTGGACGCCATCCCCAAAGTCCGTGGCAAGCGCGGGCGCCCCCGGCAACGCCCCGATGCGGTACTCGCCGACCGCGGCTACGACCACGACAAGTACCGCCGCCTGGTCCGCGAGCTGCAGATCCGCCCGCTGATCGCCCGACGCGGCACCGAGCATGGCTCCGGCCTGGGCAAACAACGGTGGGTCGTCGAGCAGACCTTCGCCCTGCTGCACGCCTTCCGGCGCTTGCGCATCCGCTGGGAGATCCGCGCCGACATCCACGAAGCCTTCCTCAAGCTCGCCTGCGCACTCATCTGCTGGCGACGCCTCGCCTCATTGCGTTAG
- a CDS encoding DUF899 family protein → MTATPASSAAAPPVVDRETWLRERDELLVQEKAHTREGDAIAAARRRLPMTLMPTVTVRGPGGDTPLVEVFEGRRMLIAYFHMWHDGKPYEHQCEGCTFSTCHMQMLDYLHARDVTYTVFCQGPYDESAPFAEFMGYRFPWYSAKDSDPALADGRDFGFIACYLRDGEKVYETYWTTGRGVEALMTTYHALDLTVYGRQENWENSPEGRPRVTGHPWRLNGRPTAQWSRPGVAPR, encoded by the coding sequence ATGACGGCAACCCCCGCGTCCAGCGCCGCCGCACCCCCGGTCGTCGACCGGGAGACCTGGCTGCGCGAGCGTGACGAACTGCTGGTCCAGGAGAAGGCCCACACCCGCGAAGGAGACGCGATCGCAGCCGCTCGTCGTCGGCTGCCGATGACCTTGATGCCGACGGTGACGGTGCGGGGCCCTGGCGGGGACACCCCGCTGGTGGAGGTGTTCGAGGGCCGCCGGATGCTCATCGCCTACTTCCACATGTGGCACGACGGCAAACCGTACGAGCATCAGTGTGAGGGGTGCACCTTCTCGACCTGTCACATGCAGATGCTGGACTACCTGCACGCTCGGGACGTCACCTACACCGTGTTCTGCCAGGGTCCCTACGACGAAAGTGCCCCGTTCGCGGAGTTCATGGGCTACAGGTTCCCCTGGTACTCGGCGAAAGACTCCGACCCGGCTCTGGCCGACGGTCGTGACTTCGGGTTCATCGCGTGCTACCTGCGCGACGGCGAGAAGGTCTACGAGACCTACTGGACCACCGGGCGGGGCGTGGAGGCGTTGATGACCACCTACCACGCCCTGGACCTCACGGTGTACGGCCGACAGGAGAACTGGGAAAACTCGCCTGAAGGCCGGCCGCGGGTCACCGGGCACCCGTGGCGTCTCAACGGCCGCCCCACCGCGCAATGGTCACGCCCCGGCGTCGCACCGCGATGA
- a CDS encoding RNA polymerase subunit sigma-70 — protein sequence MSDSPDKQAVWLQRAFDEHRRELHVHCYRLAGNVTDADDLVQETFLRAWRARDRFEGRASARTWFYRIATNVFLDSRKAAGHRTVPYGDPLEWSTELGPYPDALLADDPQTGLAARETVELAVIAALMYLPPRQRAAFVLRDVYGWTPQEIAAALDTAVAAVNSLLQRARHTLRRRAPSDPKDWRRPQLTGKDEEILRRYANAKDPETIRALLAEDVRITMPPEPPVVGIDAAAEFLGRPLDWRTFPTSANGRPALINYLRRPGSPHYEALVVDVLRIENGKIVESNAFIGARHVAAFSMPATLEPWTSKSQAEWPSLRCPTSVDAGHCGLG from the coding sequence ATGTCCGACTCGCCTGACAAGCAGGCGGTCTGGCTGCAGCGCGCCTTCGACGAGCACCGGCGTGAGCTACACGTCCACTGCTACCGCCTCGCCGGGAACGTCACCGACGCGGACGACCTGGTGCAGGAGACCTTCCTGCGTGCCTGGCGGGCTCGCGACCGCTTCGAGGGCCGGGCGTCGGCGCGCACCTGGTTCTACCGGATCGCCACGAACGTCTTCCTCGACAGCCGCAAGGCGGCCGGTCACCGGACGGTGCCGTACGGTGATCCGCTGGAGTGGTCCACCGAGCTCGGTCCCTATCCCGACGCACTGCTGGCCGACGATCCGCAGACCGGTCTCGCCGCCCGGGAGACCGTCGAGCTGGCCGTGATCGCAGCGCTCATGTACCTGCCGCCGCGGCAGCGGGCGGCCTTCGTGCTGCGCGACGTCTACGGCTGGACGCCGCAGGAGATCGCCGCCGCGCTCGACACCGCCGTAGCGGCCGTCAACAGCCTCCTCCAGCGGGCCCGCCACACCCTCCGGCGGCGCGCTCCGTCGGACCCGAAGGACTGGCGCCGCCCGCAGCTCACCGGTAAGGACGAAGAGATCCTGCGCCGCTACGCCAACGCGAAGGACCCGGAGACGATCCGGGCACTGCTCGCCGAGGACGTACGGATCACGATGCCGCCCGAGCCGCCGGTCGTCGGGATCGACGCGGCCGCGGAGTTCCTCGGCCGACCGCTCGACTGGCGTACGTTCCCCACCTCGGCCAACGGACGCCCGGCACTGATCAACTATCTCCGCCGGCCTGGCAGCCCGCACTACGAGGCGTTGGTCGTCGACGTACTCCGGATCGAGAACGGGAAGATCGTAGAGAGCAACGCCTTCATCGGTGCCCGTCACGTCGCCGCCTTCAGCATGCCCGCCACGCTCGAGCCCTGGACGAGCAAGTCTCAAGCTGAGTGGCCGAGTCTGCGCTGTCCTACCTCGGTTGATGCTGGACACTGCGGCCTCGGGTGA
- a CDS encoding GNAT family N-acetyltransferase, with protein MNIRIRRSQPGTEAEFVTGLEWLFDPPGSRPPDWDRGRAVKRTVQVLASENAALFEARSPQDQLVGVASVYLDILSVRFGRRASIEDLAVHPEWRRQDVGAEHGADYVFLESGISRTEAHHFYLRQGANHAAAAFRWTVGHNR; from the coding sequence ATGAACATCCGGATTCGACGATCCCAGCCAGGTACCGAGGCGGAGTTCGTAACGGGGCTGGAGTGGCTCTTCGACCCGCCCGGTAGCCGTCCTCCGGATTGGGACCGCGGCCGCGCCGTCAAGCGCACCGTCCAGGTCCTCGCGAGCGAGAACGCCGCACTGTTCGAAGCCCGCTCGCCTCAGGACCAGTTGGTCGGCGTTGCCAGCGTCTACCTGGACATCCTCTCGGTGCGCTTCGGTCGCCGGGCTTCGATCGAGGATCTCGCCGTGCACCCCGAATGGCGCCGCCAGGACGTGGGCGCAGAGCATGGCGCCGACTACGTCTTCCTGGAGTCCGGCATATCACGAACCGAGGCGCATCACTTCTACCTCCGCCAAGGTGCGAACCACGCGGCCGCAGCGTTCAGATGGACGGTCGGACACAATCGCTGA
- a CDS encoding phosphotransferase family protein, with protein sequence MTDHILGALARHMPGYEIRTITSLGGGLDNIAYEVNSEIVVRQSRDEDPASRQETTRREAALLTVVSELSPLPVPRPIFVDDGAGILAYAKLPGLPLNQRPVPEPVRLAPPLGLFLSRLHAAPAERMAALVPRDSYPLDELLDDAERDYRDIAPHIPVPARRLVEDFLTRTAPQGPQSLVFCHNDLGSEHILVNVETSTVTGVIDWTDAAIADPAYELALIYRDLGPEIFDLTLTHYDGPVDAAVHERVVFYARCALLEDIAHGVRTGAQQYADAGLAHLDRTFSWPRGDGFLSRSRRP encoded by the coding sequence ATGACCGACCACATCCTCGGAGCGCTGGCCCGGCACATGCCTGGGTACGAGATCAGGACCATCACGAGCCTCGGCGGCGGGTTGGACAACATCGCGTACGAGGTCAACAGTGAGATCGTCGTACGGCAGAGCAGAGACGAAGACCCGGCCTCACGGCAGGAGACGACCCGGCGTGAGGCGGCCCTGCTGACCGTCGTCAGTGAACTGTCCCCGCTGCCTGTACCGCGGCCGATCTTCGTGGACGACGGTGCGGGCATCCTCGCGTACGCCAAGCTGCCGGGTCTTCCGCTGAACCAGCGTCCGGTACCGGAACCCGTACGACTGGCCCCACCTCTGGGGCTCTTTCTCAGCCGGCTTCACGCGGCTCCGGCAGAACGGATGGCAGCGCTGGTGCCCCGCGACTCCTACCCGCTGGACGAACTGCTGGACGACGCCGAACGGGACTATCGCGACATCGCCCCGCACATCCCAGTACCCGCTCGCCGCCTCGTCGAGGACTTCCTCACCCGCACGGCTCCCCAAGGCCCTCAGTCGCTTGTCTTCTGCCACAACGACCTCGGCAGCGAGCACATCCTCGTCAACGTCGAGACCAGCACCGTCACCGGCGTCATCGACTGGACCGACGCGGCCATAGCCGATCCCGCCTATGAACTCGCCCTGATCTACCGCGACCTCGGCCCCGAGATCTTCGACCTGACACTGACCCACTACGACGGCCCTGTGGACGCGGCCGTCCATGAACGCGTCGTCTTCTACGCTCGATGCGCACTGCTGGAGGACATCGCACACGGCGTACGCACCGGCGCACAGCAGTACGCGGACGCCGGTCTGGCCCACCTCGACCGGACCTTCTCCTGGCCTCGAGGCGATGGCTTCCTCAGCAGATCGCGACGACCGTGA